From a region of the Archocentrus centrarchus isolate MPI-CPG fArcCen1 chromosome 18, fArcCen1, whole genome shotgun sequence genome:
- the LOC115797534 gene encoding GTPase IMAP family member 7-like isoform X2: MDALISRRIVLLGKTGVGKSSLANTIMGEDVFSVCHSSISERSLSRLETKCVNGRNISLIDTCSVFDTCTSGTLLRDEIVRCITMCAPGPHAFLIVLKVEKFTQQEQDVIKKIWQYFSEDAMKYAAVIFTHGDQLPEGMKIEDFVSQNNELKNLVAKCGGRCHVIDNKYWKNNEENDYRSNQFQVAEILRTVDKITEANNGSCYTNEMLQKINSEMQVEEEHIRQSSANMSQEEIRDKAKTLLVNKLLIIFAGTATGVLLGAFLGVAKMVTSTVINLNEHSGVNELVSTTSGRATLALAAQNGLVQGGRLGYAAAEEAGSPQEAIQKAAKAVLDHAAK, from the exons ATGGACG CTTTAATTTCAAGGAGGATTGTGCTACTTGGAAAAACTGGCGTTGGGAAAAGCAGCCTGGCTAACACTATAATGGGAGAGGATGTCTTCAGTGTATGCCATTCATCCATTTCTGAAAGAAGTCTGTCTCGTTTAGAAACTAAGTGTGTAAATGGGAGAAACATCAGTTTGATCGACACTTGTAGTGTTTTTGACACGTGCACATCTGGGACATTACTCAGGGATGAGATAGTGAGGTGTATCACGATGTGTGCTCCTGGACCTCATGCCTTTCTCATTGTCCTCAAAGTGGAGAAATTTACGCAGCAGGAGCAAGATGTAATCAAAAAAATATGGCAGTATTTCTCTGAGGATGCTATGAAATATGCTGCAGTCATCTTCACTCATGGTGACCAGCTCCCAGAGGGCATGAAAATCGAGGACTTTGTCAGTCAGAACAACGAGCTCAAAAATCTGGTGGCGAAGTGTGGAGGCCGATGCCATGTCATTGATAATAAATACTGGAAAAACAACGAAGAAAATGACTACAGGAGCAATCAGTTCCAAGTGGCAGAGATACTCAGGACAGTAGACAAAATAACTGAGGCAAACAATGGAAGCTGCTACACCAATGAGATGCTTCAGAAAATAAACAGTGAAATGCAGGTGGAGGAAGAGCACATTCGACAGTCATCAGCAAACATGTCACAGGAAGAGATTAGAGACAAGGCTAAAACATTACTGGTAAACAAGTTACTAATTATATTTGCAGGTACGGCAACAGGAGTATTGTTAGGAGCCTTTCTTGGTGTGGCAAAGATGGTCACATCAACTGTCATAAATCTAAATGAGCATTCAGGTGTTAACGAACTAGTCTCAACAACCAGCGGGAGAGCAACACTTGCACTGGCTGCTCAAAATGGGTTAGTACAGGGAGGTCGGTTAGGATATGCCGCAGCTGAAGAAGCAGGAAGTCCACAAGAAGCAATACAGAAAGCTGCTAAGGCTGTACTGGACCACGCTGCTAAATAG
- the LOC115797534 gene encoding GTPase IMAP family member 7-like isoform X1, which produces MDGQSCLLHNTREKIALISRRIVLLGKTGVGKSSLANTIMGEDVFSVCHSSISERSLSRLETKCVNGRNISLIDTCSVFDTCTSGTLLRDEIVRCITMCAPGPHAFLIVLKVEKFTQQEQDVIKKIWQYFSEDAMKYAAVIFTHGDQLPEGMKIEDFVSQNNELKNLVAKCGGRCHVIDNKYWKNNEENDYRSNQFQVAEILRTVDKITEANNGSCYTNEMLQKINSEMQVEEEHIRQSSANMSQEEIRDKAKTLLVNKLLIIFAGTATGVLLGAFLGVAKMVTSTVINLNEHSGVNELVSTTSGRATLALAAQNGLVQGGRLGYAAAEEAGSPQEAIQKAAKAVLDHAAK; this is translated from the exons ATGGACGGTCAGTCGTGTTTACTTCATAATACAAGAGAAAAAATag CTTTAATTTCAAGGAGGATTGTGCTACTTGGAAAAACTGGCGTTGGGAAAAGCAGCCTGGCTAACACTATAATGGGAGAGGATGTCTTCAGTGTATGCCATTCATCCATTTCTGAAAGAAGTCTGTCTCGTTTAGAAACTAAGTGTGTAAATGGGAGAAACATCAGTTTGATCGACACTTGTAGTGTTTTTGACACGTGCACATCTGGGACATTACTCAGGGATGAGATAGTGAGGTGTATCACGATGTGTGCTCCTGGACCTCATGCCTTTCTCATTGTCCTCAAAGTGGAGAAATTTACGCAGCAGGAGCAAGATGTAATCAAAAAAATATGGCAGTATTTCTCTGAGGATGCTATGAAATATGCTGCAGTCATCTTCACTCATGGTGACCAGCTCCCAGAGGGCATGAAAATCGAGGACTTTGTCAGTCAGAACAACGAGCTCAAAAATCTGGTGGCGAAGTGTGGAGGCCGATGCCATGTCATTGATAATAAATACTGGAAAAACAACGAAGAAAATGACTACAGGAGCAATCAGTTCCAAGTGGCAGAGATACTCAGGACAGTAGACAAAATAACTGAGGCAAACAATGGAAGCTGCTACACCAATGAGATGCTTCAGAAAATAAACAGTGAAATGCAGGTGGAGGAAGAGCACATTCGACAGTCATCAGCAAACATGTCACAGGAAGAGATTAGAGACAAGGCTAAAACATTACTGGTAAACAAGTTACTAATTATATTTGCAGGTACGGCAACAGGAGTATTGTTAGGAGCCTTTCTTGGTGTGGCAAAGATGGTCACATCAACTGTCATAAATCTAAATGAGCATTCAGGTGTTAACGAACTAGTCTCAACAACCAGCGGGAGAGCAACACTTGCACTGGCTGCTCAAAATGGGTTAGTACAGGGAGGTCGGTTAGGATATGCCGCAGCTGAAGAAGCAGGAAGTCCACAAGAAGCAATACAGAAAGCTGCTAAGGCTGTACTGGACCACGCTGCTAAATAG
- the LOC115797533 gene encoding GTPase IMAP family member 7-like, whose amino-acid sequence MEVTNTRRIVLLGKTGTGKSSLANTIFGEATFQIRSFNDSNESFSQSKTKTVDGKSLTLIDTPGFFDPSRSGILKREILRCIAECAPGPHAFLIVLKVEKFTEHEKAVITQLCKHFSEDVFKYAAVVFTRGDQLLEGMKIEDFVTQSEDLTDLVKKCGNRCHVIDNKYWKNNQEDDYRNNKFQVAALLNSIEKIVTENSGGYYTNEMIQRVEKEIQKEEKCIRKLSENLSQEEIRKQAKSNIIKKQVEKEQKAHLKYFVGLAVFAGVLATISALLKSNKSWEGINALSSVVEQIPEKIPEMIPIQPKPVPVPLPVPCEYEVVMGFEAIWNKLHALYERTFDPWNLFE is encoded by the exons ATGGAAG TAACAAACACAAGGCGGATCGTCCTACTGGGAAAAACTGGAACTGGGAAAAGCAGTCTGGCTAATACCATATTTGGAGAAGCTACATTCCAAATTAGAAGTTTCAATGACTCAAATGAATCTTTTTCTCAAAGCAAAACCAAGACTGTTGATGGAAAAAGTCTAACTTTGATCGATACTCCTGGTTTCTTTGACCCAAGCAGGTCTGGGATCTTGAAGCGTGAGATACTGAGGTGTATCGCAGAGTGCGCTCCGGGACCTCATGCTTTTCTCATTGTTCTCAAAGTAGAGAAATTCACAGAGCACGAGAAGGCCGTCATCACACAATTATGTAAGCATTTCTCAGAAGATGTCTTTAAATATGCTGCAGTTGTCTTTACTCGTGGTGACCAGCTCCTTGAAGGAATGAAGATCGAGGACTTTGTTACTCAAAGTGAAGACCTGACTGATCTGGTGAAGAAGTGCGGGAACCGGTGCCACGTCATTGACAATAAATACTGGAAGAACAATCAGGAAGATGACTATAGAAACAACAAGTTCCAGGTGGCAGCGCTGCTCAATAGCATAGAAAAAATAGTGACTGAAAACAGTGGAGGCTACTACACCAATGAAATGATCCAAAGAGTGGAGAAAGAAAttcaaaaagaggaaaagtgcATTAGAAAGTTATCAGAAAATCTGTCACAGGAAGAGATCAGAAAGCAGGCTAAAAGTAACATCATTAAGAAAcaggtggaaaaagaacaaaaagcacATCTTAAATATTTTGTGGGTTTAGCAGTCTTTGCAGGAGTACTTGCAACTATCTCAGCTTTGTTGAAATCAAATAAAAGCTGGGAAGGTATTAATGCACTGTCTTCTGTAGTGGAACAAATCCCAGAGAAAATCCCAGAGATGATCCCAATTCAACCTAAACCAGTCCCAGTTCCACTCCCAGTACCTTGTGAATATGAAGTTGTAATGGGTTTTGAGGCCATCTGGAATAAACTTCATGCTTTGTATGAGAGAACATTCGATCCATGGAATCTGTTTGAGTAA